In the Cryptococcus decagattii chromosome 12, complete sequence genome, one interval contains:
- a CDS encoding long-chain 3-oxoacyl-CoA reductase, with protein MVADTVHVGQHLAGHPSVHLFGHEIVLDVSIPALILSTVGAAFLLRYTLSIFRLFLELTVLPGKDIKSFQSRKGETWAVVTGCTSGIGLEFAQQLAAKKFNVILVGRRQSALTDLSKEIESKYGVQTKSVTVDVSTPSSARDDALAELELLAQNLDVGVLINNVGASHQMPVAFHETERSEMSRIIETNISWTYLVTRSILPSMVARSKQKGAPKSLVITIGSLSGRIPSPLLASYSGTKAALATWTKALAEEVKPQGVIVELVQAAFVVSNMSKIRKSSPFVPTPAPFVRSTLNSIGLPRGAQGRPHERTPFWSHAILDYAVGFAGYASEMAGIKVILGMHNDIRKRALRKAARDAKKAE; from the exons ATGGTTGCAGACACAGTACACGTCGGCCAGCACCTTGCAGGACATCCTTCTGTCCATCTCTTTGGGCACGAAATAGTCCTCGACGTGTCCATCCCGGCACTTATCCTCTCCACTGTCGGAGCCGCTTTCCTCCTCCGATACActctctccatctttaGGCTTTTCCTTGAGCTTACTGTCTTGCCCGGGAAGGAC ATCAAATCGTTCCAGTCTCGAAAGGGAGAGACATGGGCCGTGGTTACCGGGTGTACTTCAGGTATCGGCCTCGAATTCGCTCAACAGCTTGCCGCCAAAAAGTTCAACGTCATTCTTGTTGGTCGCAGGCAATCTGCTCTTACTGATCTTTCCAAGGAAATCG AGAGCAAATATGGTGTCCAGACCAAATCTGTTACTGTGGACGTTTCCACCCCTAGTAGTGCTCGAGACGATGCGCTCGCTGAGCTTGAGCTTTTGGCCCAAAACCTTGACGTGGGTGTGCTAA TCAACAATGTTGGTGCGTCACACCAGATGCCTGTCGCTTTCCACGAGACCGAGCGTTCCGAGATGAGCCGTATCATCGAAACC AACATCTCCTGGACCTACCTCGTCACCCGCTCCATCCTTCCATCCATGGTTGCCCGCTCCAAGCAAAAGGGCGCTCCCAAATCCCTCGTCATTACCATCGGTTCGCTCTCTGGACGTATCCCCTCCCCTCTCCTCGCGAGCTACTCTGGGACAAAGGCCGCTTTGGCCACTTGGACAAAAGCGTTGGCCGAGGAAGTCAAGCCCCAGGGTGTGATCGTTGAGCTTGTTCAAGCTGCTTTCGTT GTATCCAACATGTCCAAAATCCGAAAATCTTCACCCTTTGTCCCCACCCCAGCCCCATTTGTCCGCTCGACCCTCAACTCTATCGGTCTTCCGCGGGGTGCCCAAGGTCGTCCTCACGAGCGCACACCCTTCTGGTCTCACGCTATTCTGGACTATGCCGTTGGGTTTGCGGGATATGCGAGTGAGATGGCGGGCATCAAGGTTATCCTCGGGATGCACAATGATATTAGGAAGAGGGCTTTGAGGAAGGCTGCTAGGGATGCTAAGAAGGCGGAGTAA